TACCCTTATTACAGGGCCAAATGGCAAGACGAGCAGACCGTGATCCAGAGCGGGGTGCCCTACACCATCCTCCGGTCTGCCCAGTTCCATGACTTCGTGGGTTTCCTGATTGACACCCTCAGCAAAATCCCCCTGATCCTGCTGCCCAGAGACCTCTGTTTTCAGCCTGTCCAGCTTGAACCCGTGGCAGAAGACCTCGCCCACGCAGCCCTGAACCCACCTGCAGGACGCATGAGAGACCTCGCTGGCCCTGAAGTCCTGACCCTGGACCAGATGATCCGCAGTTATCTGCAGGCCCAGGGCAACCACAAAAAGGTGTACACCTTCCCCCTGCCCCTCCCTTTCATCACGGTCTGGAAAGACCTGAGCAGGCTGGATGTGAGCCGCAAAGGAGAGACCTGGCATCAGTGGCTTTCCAGGCAGGACAGGATCGCCAACCTCTACCAGAAAGCCAGGGGTTGAGCATGCAGACGGTGCAGCAGACACGTCTGCCCGGTGAGACAGCAGGGCTCTGGTATCTCGCGCTCAACTTTCTGGTGCCTGGATTCTGGGCTCTGATCAGCCCACAGGGCTTCTACCAGAATTTTCCCCTTCCAGGACACCCCTGGGTTGCAGCAGATGGTCCTTACAATGAGCACCTGCTGCGGGACTTCGGCAGCCTGCAACTGGCCCTCGCTGCCCTGACCCTGGCCTCCATCTTCTGGCCTGCTCAGGCAAGCACACGTGTGGTGGCGATCAGCACATTGATTTTCGGGGCTCCCCACCTGTTCTACCACGTCACCCACCTGCACACTTTCTCGCAACCTGCAGACATGATTGCTGCCGTCACCCTGCTGGCCCTGCAGGTGATTGTGCCCCTCCTGCTGCTGCTTCACAGCCCTGCAAAAAGATAAAAGCCAGCATCCCGGTCTCCAGAGGATGTGTGCCGTTGGAGACCGGGATGCTGGTTGCCTGACTGCTCTCAAGGAAGTGGTGTTCTGTAGAGACGGCAACCCGGAAGAAAGGGGTAAGGAGAAGTGCGAATTCCGGGGTACCTTCAGCCTAAAGGGCCAGATGCAGGATCTCAAAGAGAAAGCAAACATCTGGAAGGGATTCCATCTGCAGAACTTTTGCTGAATTGAGCAGAAGTTGGACAAGATCCCCCTGCTTCTGCGCTTTGCTTGAAGCGGTCCCCTGTCAGCGTTGGGAGGACAAGATCCTCCTGCACCTCGCTTCGCCTGGTGGTTCCCCCGTCAGCGTTGGGCGATTGTAGAACGTCTAGGATGGTCTCCAGTTCAGTCTTTCACCAACCCCCTTTTGTTAAGGGGGGACAGCCTTGCAGTGCGGAGCACCAGGCAAGGCAGGGGGGATCTGACCTCAGAAACCTCAAACGCCAGATCTAAAGGGCAGGAGACCTCTGGCTTACAGCCATTTGCTGGATTTGGCCTCTCACAGGGACCTTTGTATAATCCTAGGGATGACTGCCAAGCTGAGCACCAACGAAATCCGCCAGAAATACCTCTCGTTTTTCGAGAGCAAAGGACACCTGCGACTGCCGTCCCATTCGACGGTGGCCCCTGATCCCACCACGCTGTTTACTGTTGCAGGCATGCAGCCTTTCAAACCCCAGTTTCTGGGGGGTGCAGCAACCTTCCCCGGTATCGAAGGGGAGCACCGCAGAATCACCACGGCCCAGAAGTGCGTGCGCCTCGGGGACATCGAGAACGTGGGTCGCACCCGCCGTCACCTGAGCCTCTTTGAGATGCTCGGGAACTTCAGCTTCGGGGATTACTTCAAGAAAGAGGCCATCGAGTGGGCGTGGGAACTGCTGACCAGCGAAGCGTGGTTTGCCCTCGACAAATCCAAGCTTTACGTCACCATCTATAAGGATGACGATGAGGCTTTCGGGTACTGGACTGCCCTCGGGGTCGATCCCAGTCACATCATCCGCTTTGATGCCGACGAGAACTTCTGGCCTGCCGATGCGCCTGCCAAGGGTCCCAACGGTCCCTGCGGTCCCTGCTCCGAGATTTACTACGACCGGGGTCCCGAGTTCGGAGACGACACCTGGGAAGATTACAAAGAGACCCGTGAAAGCGCTCGCTTCCTGGAAATCTGGAACCTGGTTTTCCCCCAGTTTGACCGCCAGGATGGGGGTGTGCTTGCCGACCTGCCTTTCAAGAACATCGACACCGGGATGGGTCTGGAGCGCATGGCCAGCATCCTGCAGGATGTCTTTGACTTTTACAGCACCGACACCTTCCGCCCGATCATTGACCGGGTGAGTGAACTCTCCGGCAAGGCCTATGAAGGTGAGAAGTCTGTTTCCCACCGGGTGATTGCCGAGCACCTGCGCAGTGTGACCATGGTGCTTGCAGACGG
This DNA window, taken from Deinococcus cellulosilyticus NBRC 106333 = KACC 11606, encodes the following:
- a CDS encoding SDR family oxidoreductase encodes the protein MIRVLVTGGTGVLGRRVVDELRQKGALPRVLSRKMQNAGQGMEIAQGDLVANTGLQEALKDVDVVIHCAHNPQNARENTLATRNLMEAVRASGVKHVVLISIIGVDRMTFYPYYRAKWQDEQTVIQSGVPYTILRSAQFHDFVGFLIDTLSKIPLILLPRDLCFQPVQLEPVAEDLAHAALNPPAGRMRDLAGPEVLTLDQMIRSYLQAQGNHKKVYTFPLPLPFITVWKDLSRLDVSRKGETWHQWLSRQDRIANLYQKARG